The Gemmatimonadota bacterium genome window below encodes:
- a CDS encoding 2,3-bisphosphoglycerate-independent phosphoglycerate mutase — protein MSRIRIPDALVETGGGTILLVVLDGLGGLPDPESGKTELETAAAPNLDALAARSSLGMHIPVAPGVTPGSGPAHLALFGYDPTEFLIGRGALSALGVGFELKRGDVAARLNLATFDSEGRVVDRRAGRPSDDEGRRAVEIMRSEVRLPDDVEFFVLHEKEHRAVLVLRGEGLAADIAETDPQETGVPPLDAVALAAGSARTAELLRVFLTGARTALAGESRINGVLARGFALHDGIPSIQERFGMGGTAVAAYPMYRGVARLVGMDIPGAPKNDDEAVSLLEEHFGTHAFHFIHFKAPDARGEDGDFAGKAAAIERVDAVFPRLLALGADVVLVTGDHSTPAAMRKHSWHPVPFLLASSWARPTGRAFSESACRGGDLGTVEARHLMSLALAHAGRMAKFGA, from the coding sequence ATGAGCCGCATCCGGATCCCAGACGCTCTCGTGGAGACAGGCGGCGGTACGATCCTTCTCGTCGTTCTCGACGGCCTGGGCGGACTTCCCGATCCGGAGAGCGGGAAGACCGAGCTCGAAACGGCCGCGGCACCGAACCTCGACGCGCTCGCGGCGCGGAGTTCTCTGGGAATGCACATTCCCGTCGCTCCCGGCGTCACTCCCGGAAGCGGTCCAGCCCACCTCGCCCTCTTCGGCTACGATCCGACCGAGTTCCTGATTGGGAGAGGCGCGCTGAGCGCGCTCGGCGTCGGCTTTGAATTGAAGCGCGGCGATGTCGCCGCCCGGCTGAACCTCGCCACATTCGACTCCGAGGGACGCGTCGTGGATCGTCGGGCGGGGCGTCCTTCCGACGACGAGGGGCGTAGGGCCGTAGAGATCATGCGGAGCGAGGTGCGGCTTCCGGACGACGTCGAGTTTTTCGTCCTCCACGAAAAAGAACACCGAGCGGTGCTCGTCCTGAGGGGGGAGGGGCTGGCGGCCGACATCGCGGAGACGGATCCCCAGGAAACCGGCGTCCCGCCCCTCGATGCGGTAGCCCTGGCCGCGGGGTCCGCGCGCACGGCCGAGCTCTTGCGGGTCTTTCTGACCGGGGCGCGCACGGCGCTGGCAGGCGAGTCTCGAATCAACGGAGTCCTCGCGCGTGGCTTTGCGCTCCACGACGGCATTCCCTCGATCCAGGAGCGCTTCGGAATGGGGGGCACGGCGGTGGCGGCCTATCCGATGTACCGGGGGGTCGCGCGCCTCGTCGGGATGGACATCCCCGGGGCGCCGAAAAACGACGACGAGGCGGTGTCCCTTCTCGAGGAACACTTCGGGACCCACGCCTTCCACTTCATCCACTTCAAGGCGCCCGACGCGCGAGGGGAGGACGGCGACTTTGCCGGTAAGGCTGCGGCGATCGAGCGGGTGGACGCCGTTTTCCCCCGCCTCCTGGCCCTGGGCGCGGACGTGGTCCTCGTCACCGGAGACCATTCCACGCCGGCGGCGATGCGCAAACATTCCTGGCACCCGGTCCCTTTCCTGCTTGCCTCCTCCTGGGCCCGCCCGACCGGGCGCGCCTTTTCCGAGTCGGCGTGCCGAGGCGGAGACCTCGGCACCGTCGAGGCGCGGCACCTCATGAGCCTCGCCCTCGCGCACGCGGGACGGATGGCGAAGTTCGGAGCCTGA
- a CDS encoding HD domain-containing phosphohydrolase, with protein sequence MTGPDLNRHRILIVDDEPMNVRVLTRMLASAGYTEVATTSDPREVLTLFRSFDPDLLLLDLRMPYLDGFQILELLTNEIPAGEYFPVLVLTGDLATDVRERALLTGARDFLTKPFDLTEVLLRIRNLLETRALHLALKEHNETLEDRVRERTRELADAQVEILHRLALAAEYRDDITGRHAERVGLLSALLAHELGLPPEEVQLLRRAATLHDVGKIGVPDSILMKPAKLSREEFELMKGHTEIGSRILSGSRYPLLRMAREVALSHHEKWDGSGYSLGCSRDEIPLVGRVVAVADVFDSLTHSRPYKGALSFSDAVSLILEGKGNHFDPLIVDAFIELVNRDEVTGLDEKLRATFSTDAGA encoded by the coding sequence ATGACCGGACCGGACCTGAATAGGCACCGGATCCTCATCGTAGACGACGAGCCGATGAACGTCCGCGTGCTCACTCGGATGCTCGCGAGCGCGGGGTACACGGAAGTCGCCACGACCTCGGATCCCCGAGAGGTATTGACGCTTTTCCGTAGCTTCGATCCGGACCTCCTCCTCCTCGACCTCCGAATGCCGTACCTCGACGGCTTCCAGATCCTGGAGCTCCTGACCAATGAAATCCCGGCGGGTGAATACTTCCCGGTGCTCGTCCTCACGGGGGACCTCGCCACCGACGTGCGTGAGCGAGCCCTTCTCACGGGGGCGCGCGACTTTCTCACAAAGCCCTTCGACCTGACCGAGGTCCTTCTCCGGATTCGAAACCTCCTCGAGACGCGGGCCCTTCACCTCGCCCTGAAGGAGCACAACGAAACGCTCGAAGACCGGGTGCGCGAAAGGACGCGCGAGCTCGCCGACGCGCAGGTCGAGATCCTGCACCGGCTGGCGCTCGCGGCCGAGTACCGGGACGACATCACGGGGCGCCACGCGGAGCGGGTAGGGCTTCTCTCAGCGCTCCTCGCGCACGAGTTGGGACTTCCTCCGGAGGAGGTGCAGCTCCTCCGCAGAGCGGCCACCCTCCACGACGTCGGAAAAATCGGGGTTCCCGACTCGATCTTGATGAAGCCGGCCAAGCTCTCCCGCGAGGAGTTCGAGCTCATGAAGGGTCACACGGAGATCGGTTCCCGGATTCTCTCCGGGAGCCGTTATCCCCTCCTCCGGATGGCACGTGAGGTCGCGCTCTCCCACCACGAAAAGTGGGACGGGTCCGGGTATTCGTTGGGGTGCTCGCGGGACGAGATTCCGCTCGTCGGACGAGTCGTCGCGGTCGCGGACGTCTTCGATTCGCTCACCCACTCTCGGCCCTACAAGGGAGCCCTCTCGTTCTCCGACGCCGTCTCTCTCATCCTCGAAGGGAAGGGGAATCACTTCGATCCCTTGATCGTGGACGCCTTCATCGAGCTCGTGAACAGGGACGAGGTGACGGGGCTGGACGAGAAGCTCAGGGCGACCTTCTCAACCGATGCGGGGGCGTGA
- the argJ gene encoding bifunctional glutamate N-acetyltransferase/amino-acid acetyltransferase ArgJ — protein MTFHDRPRLPRGFRSAGRHCGIKEKAGELDLSLFVSEVPARAAALFTRNHFPGAPVVVGRERLRGGWLQAVVVNSRVSNVATGAAGIADAREMGRLAAEELGIPEKLVLMSSTGVIGRRLPLEKIARGLTGMSGELGDDPFPGARGIMTTDSAPKVLSLAVGDATLTAVGKGAGMISPNLATMLVFLFTDADLSGLDLHALLMSAADDTFHCLSVDTDTSTSDTVALLANGVAGGVPESEFVRALFHISLRMAELVARDGEGATKLLRVRVDGAATDAEARRVAKSVVDSPLVKTMAYGADPNVGRILMAVGKCVDCTILPERTQASIQGVQVIRNGVSAPFDDTEVRSLLQSDPVEIAISLGVGEGAGIGLGCDLTEGYIEENAAYASS, from the coding sequence ATGACCTTTCACGATCGTCCCCGGCTCCCACGCGGATTCCGCAGCGCGGGCCGCCACTGCGGGATCAAGGAAAAGGCAGGGGAGCTCGACCTCTCTCTCTTCGTGTCCGAAGTCCCGGCGCGCGCCGCCGCCCTCTTCACGCGAAATCATTTTCCGGGGGCCCCCGTGGTCGTCGGGCGGGAGAGGTTGCGCGGCGGATGGTTGCAGGCCGTCGTCGTCAACTCGCGGGTGAGCAACGTCGCGACTGGTGCGGCCGGGATCGCCGACGCGCGGGAAATGGGGCGCCTCGCCGCAGAAGAGCTCGGGATCCCCGAGAAACTCGTCCTGATGAGCTCCACCGGAGTGATTGGCCGGCGGCTTCCCCTCGAGAAGATCGCGCGTGGCCTGACGGGGATGTCGGGGGAGCTCGGCGACGATCCGTTCCCGGGTGCCCGCGGGATCATGACGACGGACAGCGCCCCCAAGGTTCTTTCGCTGGCCGTGGGCGACGCGACGCTGACCGCGGTAGGGAAGGGGGCGGGGATGATCTCCCCGAACCTCGCGACGATGCTCGTTTTCCTCTTCACGGATGCAGACCTCTCCGGGCTGGATCTTCACGCGCTTCTGATGAGCGCCGCGGACGACACCTTTCACTGCCTTTCGGTGGACACGGACACGAGCACATCCGACACGGTCGCACTCCTGGCCAACGGAGTGGCGGGAGGGGTGCCGGAAAGCGAGTTCGTTCGGGCGCTTTTCCACATCTCCCTCCGCATGGCGGAACTGGTTGCGCGTGACGGGGAGGGGGCAACCAAGCTCCTCAGAGTGAGGGTGGACGGGGCGGCTACGGACGCGGAAGCGAGGCGGGTGGCGAAGTCCGTCGTGGATTCTCCGCTCGTCAAAACCATGGCCTACGGCGCGGACCCGAACGTCGGCCGAATTCTTATGGCGGTCGGCAAGTGTGTCGATTGCACGATTCTTCCGGAGCGGACGCAGGCGAGCATCCAGGGCGTTCAGGTCATCCGCAATGGTGTAAGCGCCCCATTTGACGACACCGAGGTACGATCCTTGCTCCAAAGTGACCCCGTGGAGATTGCCATCTCACTCGGGGTAGGGGAGGGGGCGGGGATCGGGCTGGGATGCGATCTTACGGAGGGATACATCGAGGAGAACGCGGCCTATGCCTCGTCCTGA
- a CDS encoding pyrroloquinoline quinone-dependent dehydrogenase — MSRLRSNRLPASLCAPKARRTTCLLLLAVGLFSALEGTGAQQGAPAGTWPAYGGDAGSTQFAPLAEIHADNVRDVSVAWVWSSPDDALASANASLSAGAFKATPLMVDGVLYVRTSLSLVSAIDAATGEELWTFDPMSYEAGRPTNLGYNTRGVAVWSEGNERRVFVATGDAHLWSLDASTGEPVADFGDAGRIDLTQGLRRPVPRNAYTVMSPPLVIRDLVVVGSSISDGPQRMEAPPGDVRAFDARTGEVRWTFHTIPQAGEFGNETWEEGSWEYTGNTNVWTVMSADEELGIVYLPVGTPTNDWYGGHRPGDTLFAESLVALDAETGERIWHFQVVHHGVWDYDLPAAPTLADLTVDGRPVRAVAQITKHGFVFVFDRATGEPVWPIEERPVPPSTVPGEELSPTQPFPTRPAPFERQGLTLDDLIDFTPELRAEAGRIVAPFDYGPLFTPPSERGTINFPGWFGGANWPGAGLDPSTGILYVPSRTGPIVVQLVEANPERSDFRYVRGGTTAIGGPQGLPLVKGPHVRLTAIDLDTGEQVWQIPLGDGARQRVIGMGLPDPGPQGGGSMTGPLVTETLLFIGHQGARNGGEGGPALLVLDKATGRQLHEIALPGTPNGTPMTYEVGGRQYIAVAVGAGNEAGIVGLALD, encoded by the coding sequence ATGTCCCGTCTCAGATCCAACCGACTCCCAGCATCCCTCTGCGCCCCAAAGGCGCGTCGAACGACGTGCCTCCTTCTCCTGGCAGTCGGGCTTTTTTCCGCACTCGAAGGAACCGGGGCGCAGCAGGGAGCGCCGGCGGGCACCTGGCCGGCTTACGGCGGGGACGCGGGGAGCACCCAGTTCGCCCCCCTCGCGGAGATCCACGCGGACAACGTCCGAGACGTGTCCGTCGCCTGGGTCTGGTCTTCCCCTGATGACGCGCTCGCCTCGGCGAACGCCTCGCTCTCCGCCGGGGCCTTCAAAGCCACCCCCCTCATGGTGGACGGCGTCCTCTACGTCCGGACCTCCCTCAGCCTCGTCTCCGCCATAGACGCCGCGACCGGTGAAGAGCTCTGGACCTTCGACCCGATGAGCTACGAGGCGGGACGCCCGACGAACCTCGGCTACAACACGCGGGGGGTCGCGGTCTGGTCGGAGGGGAACGAGCGCCGGGTCTTTGTCGCGACGGGGGACGCCCACCTCTGGTCGCTCGACGCTTCGACCGGAGAGCCGGTGGCGGACTTCGGCGACGCTGGGCGGATCGACCTGACCCAGGGACTCCGCCGCCCGGTCCCCCGGAACGCCTACACGGTCATGTCACCCCCGCTCGTGATTCGCGACTTGGTCGTGGTCGGCTCCTCTATCTCGGACGGACCCCAGCGGATGGAGGCGCCCCCCGGTGACGTGCGCGCCTTCGACGCGCGGACGGGGGAGGTGCGCTGGACCTTCCACACCATCCCGCAGGCTGGGGAGTTCGGAAACGAGACCTGGGAAGAGGGTTCGTGGGAATACACGGGCAACACGAACGTCTGGACGGTCATGAGCGCGGACGAGGAGCTCGGAATCGTGTACCTCCCGGTCGGCACCCCGACCAACGACTGGTACGGTGGGCACCGCCCGGGCGACACCCTCTTCGCAGAGAGCCTGGTCGCCCTGGACGCCGAGACGGGAGAGAGGATCTGGCACTTCCAGGTCGTGCACCACGGCGTCTGGGATTACGACCTCCCCGCCGCGCCGACCCTCGCGGACCTGACGGTGGACGGACGCCCCGTGCGCGCGGTCGCGCAGATCACGAAACACGGGTTCGTCTTCGTTTTCGACCGAGCGACGGGAGAGCCGGTCTGGCCCATCGAAGAGCGCCCGGTTCCTCCGTCCACCGTCCCCGGCGAGGAACTCTCCCCCACGCAGCCTTTTCCCACCCGCCCGGCCCCCTTCGAGCGGCAGGGCCTTACCCTGGACGACCTGATTGACTTCACCCCGGAGCTCCGTGCCGAGGCCGGGCGGATCGTGGCCCCCTTCGACTATGGGCCGCTTTTTACGCCGCCCTCGGAGCGGGGAACGATCAACTTTCCCGGGTGGTTCGGCGGCGCGAATTGGCCCGGGGCGGGACTCGATCCTTCGACGGGGATCCTCTACGTCCCCTCGCGGACCGGCCCCATCGTCGTACAGCTTGTCGAAGCGAACCCCGAGCGCTCCGACTTCCGGTACGTGCGCGGCGGGACGACCGCCATCGGAGGGCCCCAGGGACTCCCCCTCGTGAAGGGGCCGCACGTCCGGCTCACCGCCATCGACCTGGACACCGGTGAGCAGGTCTGGCAGATCCCGCTCGGGGACGGGGCGCGCCAGCGCGTCATCGGGATGGGCCTTCCCGACCCGGGTCCTCAGGGGGGCGGCTCGATGACGGGGCCGCTCGTCACGGAGACCCTCCTATTCATCGGACACCAGGGCGCTCGGAACGGCGGAGAGGGCGGACCCGCCCTCCTCGTCCTCGACAAGGCGACCGGCCGACAGCTGCACGAGATCGCGCTCCCCGGAACCCCGAACGGGACGCCGATGACTTACGAGGTTGGCGGGCGGCAGTACATCGCGGTGGCGGTGGGCGCCGGGAACGAGGCGGGGATCGTCGGTCTCGCGCTGGACTGA
- a CDS encoding FAD-dependent oxidoreductase produces the protein MNHPFIVLVDDDRQVIRAILRDVRSRYRDDYRVVGTESAKEALELLQELKLKGESVALVISDQRMPEMEGVALLQKVRSLHPEAGRVLLTAYSDIEAAIRAINDVKLDYYLQKPWHPPEEKLYPIVDELLADWSSEYHPEEEGIRVVGYQWSPKSHHIKEFFTGNLVPYTWTDVELEEEKAEGLLQGAGVSREDLPLVVFPDGTTATDPTLVDLASRIGLQMKATGEVYDVAIIGAGPSGLAAAVYGASEGLRTLLVEQQAPGGQAGTSTRIENYLGFPKGLSGAELTRRALAQATRFGTEILTTQGARGVAIKDRYKAICLSDGTEIHSRALVITTGVAYRTLAVEGIDRFTGAGVYYGAAAVEARACKGEVVFVVGGGNSAGQAAMALSAFAHEVNILTRGESLARTASSYLIDQIAEAENIRVRPFTEVAGAAGDRTLEKLTLRNTTTGAEEVVDARALFIYIGARPTTDWLGDSVLLDDKGFVLTGRELMNAKPFRSRWKLDRDPSLQETSAPGVFAAGDVRSGSMARIASAVGEGAMAIKQVHDYLART, from the coding sequence TTGAACCACCCCTTCATCGTCCTCGTGGACGACGATCGCCAGGTGATCCGGGCTATTCTGCGAGATGTGCGGAGCCGGTATCGCGACGATTACCGCGTCGTCGGGACGGAGTCCGCGAAAGAGGCCCTCGAGCTTCTCCAGGAGCTGAAGCTGAAGGGCGAGTCGGTGGCCCTCGTCATTTCGGATCAGCGCATGCCGGAAATGGAGGGAGTCGCTCTTCTTCAGAAAGTGCGCTCGCTGCATCCGGAGGCGGGACGGGTCCTCCTCACGGCTTATTCGGACATCGAGGCCGCGATCCGGGCGATCAACGACGTCAAGCTCGACTACTACCTCCAAAAGCCCTGGCACCCCCCGGAAGAGAAGCTCTATCCCATCGTCGACGAGCTTCTGGCGGATTGGAGCTCGGAGTACCATCCGGAGGAGGAAGGGATTCGCGTCGTCGGGTACCAGTGGTCGCCGAAAAGCCATCATATCAAGGAGTTCTTCACGGGAAACCTGGTTCCGTACACCTGGACCGATGTCGAGCTCGAGGAAGAAAAGGCGGAGGGCCTGCTCCAGGGGGCGGGGGTCTCACGGGAAGATCTTCCGCTGGTCGTCTTTCCCGATGGCACGACAGCTACCGACCCGACGCTCGTGGATCTCGCGTCGAGGATCGGACTACAGATGAAGGCGACGGGGGAGGTTTACGACGTCGCGATCATCGGCGCGGGACCGTCCGGGCTGGCCGCTGCCGTGTACGGCGCGAGCGAGGGGCTCCGGACGCTTCTGGTCGAGCAGCAGGCTCCCGGCGGCCAGGCGGGGACGAGCACCCGCATCGAAAACTATCTCGGCTTTCCGAAAGGGCTTTCCGGAGCCGAGTTGACGCGGAGAGCACTGGCGCAAGCCACCCGTTTCGGGACGGAGATCCTCACGACCCAAGGGGCCCGCGGCGTCGCCATCAAGGATCGCTACAAGGCCATCTGCCTCTCGGACGGCACGGAGATCCACAGCCGCGCGCTTGTGATCACGACGGGGGTCGCCTACCGAACGCTGGCGGTGGAGGGAATCGACCGCTTCACGGGCGCCGGCGTGTACTACGGGGCCGCCGCCGTCGAAGCCCGCGCCTGCAAGGGGGAGGTGGTGTTTGTCGTCGGGGGCGGAAACTCGGCCGGCCAGGCGGCCATGGCACTGAGCGCCTTCGCACACGAAGTGAACATCCTGACCCGCGGTGAAAGCCTCGCGCGCACCGCGTCGTCGTACCTCATAGACCAGATCGCGGAGGCGGAGAACATCCGGGTGCGCCCCTTCACGGAGGTCGCGGGAGCCGCCGGAGACAGAACGCTCGAAAAACTCACCCTCCGCAACACTACGACCGGCGCAGAGGAGGTCGTGGATGCCCGCGCCCTCTTCATCTACATCGGCGCCCGTCCAACGACCGATTGGCTCGGGGACTCGGTTCTGCTGGACGACAAGGGATTCGTCCTGACCGGGCGAGAGCTGATGAACGCAAAACCCTTCCGCTCGCGCTGGAAGCTGGACCGCGATCCCTCACTCCAGGAGACGAGTGCTCCCGGAGTCTTCGCGGCGGGAGATGTGCGCTCGGGGTCCATGGCGCGGATTGCCTCGGCGGTCGGCGAGGGTGCGATGGCCATCAAGCAGGTGCACGACTACCTGGCGAGGACCTGA
- a CDS encoding ATP-binding protein, translated as MNPRIDTASERAQVGLSIRVCTTRFLPAFHSPSMTSPAEPSPATLEELRRVPVMEGIPDEVLEWFLARSDVVEYADGAVTMRTGDPIDHLLFILAGSGDFHMDVKGRLVHWFTFSQDPPTFGVGGVIPYSRLVNSPGWMYARGLLRVVRLHKVHFRELEQVSPELVQRLIATMTERARYFATRKIQEEKISALGKLAAGLAHELNNPAAAIQRTVTELSNRLERNYELTARLIESGMAADDVRRVNELVARAAEQAGGLQSGLTARMDLEDALKERLASRGVADPEALAETLVETGVNEEGLEEIYRAVEPERFPALMRWLCNILLSSRVIHEVGEASTRISALVNAIKSHVYMDRSHTRQPVTVHRGLDDTLTILNHKLRRKNIQVERNFEPSLPDLLGYGGELNQVWTNLIDNAIDAMGQEGRLRVTTCREGGAVRVTIADDGKGIPSEHLSQIFDPFFTTKQQGEGTGIGLDIVRQVVDHHHGEIRVNSVPGKTEFHVILPLSPPPTPDFHPDEEETV; from the coding sequence TTGAACCCACGCATTGACACCGCCTCGGAGCGCGCACAGGTTGGCCTCTCAATCCGCGTCTGCACCACTCGATTTCTTCCGGCCTTCCATTCGCCCAGCATGACTTCGCCTGCCGAACCCTCTCCCGCGACCCTCGAGGAGCTCCGGCGGGTCCCGGTCATGGAAGGAATCCCCGATGAGGTCCTCGAGTGGTTTCTGGCTCGGTCGGACGTCGTCGAGTATGCGGACGGCGCGGTCACCATGCGGACCGGCGATCCGATCGACCATCTCTTGTTCATCCTGGCGGGTTCCGGCGACTTCCACATGGATGTGAAGGGAAGGCTGGTCCACTGGTTCACCTTCAGTCAGGATCCGCCCACCTTTGGCGTCGGGGGGGTCATCCCCTATTCCAGGCTCGTGAACTCGCCCGGCTGGATGTACGCGCGGGGCCTGCTTCGCGTCGTCCGGCTTCACAAGGTGCATTTTCGCGAGTTGGAGCAGGTGAGCCCCGAGCTCGTGCAGCGCCTGATCGCGACGATGACGGAGCGGGCGCGCTACTTCGCGACCCGAAAGATCCAGGAAGAGAAGATCAGCGCGCTCGGAAAGCTCGCCGCCGGACTCGCTCATGAGCTGAACAATCCCGCCGCGGCGATCCAGCGCACGGTCACGGAGTTGTCCAACAGACTCGAACGGAATTACGAGCTGACGGCTCGGCTCATCGAAAGCGGCATGGCGGCCGACGATGTGCGCAGGGTCAACGAGCTGGTGGCGCGCGCGGCGGAGCAGGCGGGGGGGCTCCAGAGCGGACTCACGGCACGGATGGATCTCGAAGATGCGCTGAAGGAACGCCTTGCTTCGCGCGGTGTGGCCGACCCGGAAGCCCTTGCCGAGACGCTGGTCGAGACTGGAGTGAACGAGGAAGGGCTGGAAGAGATCTATCGGGCCGTCGAACCCGAGCGGTTTCCCGCGCTGATGCGATGGCTCTGTAACATCCTCCTTTCTTCCCGAGTGATTCATGAGGTGGGGGAGGCGTCCACCCGCATTTCAGCGCTCGTCAACGCGATCAAGTCCCATGTCTACATGGACCGGTCGCACACGAGACAGCCGGTGACCGTCCACCGGGGACTGGACGATACGCTCACGATCCTGAACCACAAGCTCCGGAGGAAAAACATTCAAGTCGAACGAAACTTCGAGCCGTCGCTCCCCGATCTGCTGGGCTACGGGGGCGAGCTGAACCAGGTCTGGACGAATCTCATTGACAACGCGATCGACGCGATGGGCCAGGAAGGCCGGCTCCGCGTCACGACATGCCGGGAGGGCGGGGCCGTTCGCGTGACGATCGCCGACGATGGGAAGGGGATTCCCTCCGAGCACCTGAGCCAGATTTTCGATCCCTTCTTCACGACGAAGCAACAGGGTGAGGGAACCGGGATCGGTCTCGACATCGTGCGGCAGGTCGTGGATCACCATCACGGTGAGATTCGGGTCAATTCCGTCCCCGGAAAGACTGAGTTCCACGTGATTCTTCCCCTGAGCCCTCCCCCGACACCCGACTTCCACCCGGACGAGGAGGAAACGGTTTGA
- a CDS encoding DUF6644 family protein: MLEFFQWLGNTGWSVALIESLYVWSFLESAHVLFLGLFVGTVLMMDLRLLGLAFKGIPASHFTRNLLPWSRIGFALMVTTGIPLFYSNPAGYYQNFFFRMKMVALVLAGVNVWLFHSQIHRKVSEWDEDPRPPRAARVAAAVSIFTWIIVVVAGRFTAYNWFDCDLQPHSDFVNWAAGCVVEGE; the protein is encoded by the coding sequence ATGCTCGAATTCTTTCAGTGGCTCGGGAACACGGGTTGGAGCGTTGCGCTCATCGAGTCGCTCTACGTGTGGTCGTTCCTCGAGTCCGCGCACGTCCTCTTTCTCGGGCTCTTCGTGGGAACGGTCCTCATGATGGACTTGCGCCTTCTGGGCCTGGCCTTCAAGGGAATTCCGGCCTCCCATTTCACCCGGAATCTCCTGCCCTGGTCGCGAATTGGTTTTGCCCTCATGGTGACCACTGGAATCCCTCTCTTTTATTCAAATCCGGCCGGATATTACCAGAACTTCTTTTTTCGGATGAAGATGGTCGCACTCGTCCTGGCGGGGGTGAACGTCTGGCTCTTCCACTCGCAGATCCACCGGAAGGTGTCGGAGTGGGACGAAGACCCCAGGCCCCCGCGCGCCGCGCGCGTGGCGGCAGCGGTCTCGATCTTCACCTGGATCATCGTGGTCGTGGCAGGTCGCTTCACCGCATACAACTGGTTCGACTGCGATCTCCAGCCTCATTCCGACTTCGTGAATTGGGCGGCGGGGTGTGTCGTGGAGGGGGAATAA
- a CDS encoding DUF6644 family protein: protein MRDALFPFFQWSEATGAAGFLRTSVWAFPFVQAVHLLSLCVLAGAILIVDLRLLGAGIKHQPIPNVIRHARPWLVTGLLLMIITGYLMFSANAAARYFINDSFWVKMTTLPLAIVFTFGTRETLVRRDRIETSLRTRLAGAVSIVLWFTVAAAGRWIGFS, encoded by the coding sequence GTGAGGGACGCCCTATTCCCCTTTTTCCAGTGGTCTGAAGCGACGGGCGCGGCCGGCTTTCTTCGGACGTCCGTCTGGGCCTTTCCTTTCGTGCAGGCGGTCCATCTTCTGAGCCTCTGCGTCCTGGCCGGGGCGATCCTGATCGTGGATCTCCGCCTCCTCGGAGCCGGAATCAAACACCAACCGATTCCGAATGTGATCCGGCATGCGCGCCCATGGCTGGTGACCGGACTCCTTCTCATGATCATCACGGGCTATCTGATGTTTTCCGCGAACGCGGCCGCCCGTTACTTCATCAACGACTCCTTCTGGGTGAAGATGACGACGCTTCCCTTGGCGATCGTCTTCACCTTCGGGACACGGGAGACGCTCGTCCGAAGGGACCGGATCGAGACCTCCCTTCGGACCCGCCTCGCGGGAGCCGTGTCCATCGTGCTCTGGTTCACCGTGGCCGCCGCGGGACGCTGGATCGGATTTTCCTAG